A genomic window from Algoriphagus sp. Y33 includes:
- a CDS encoding 3'-5' exonuclease, protein MADFFDQLNDILFLDIETASLTEKYEELPERIQEEWIKKERLIQSPENNQKPGSLYFDRAGIHAEFGQVVCVGVGYFQWKKKDKKLTFRSKCYANEDERELLLEFKGLLEKKKWILCAHNGKEFDFPYLCRRMLIQGVALPEPLQISGKKPWEVRHLDTMELWKFGDYKHYTRLELLASVFGIPSSKDDLDGSQVNTTFHVEKDVEKIKKYCLRDVEVTARVYMAMHPQSDDLEIEIIHSEETKKDHKD, encoded by the coding sequence ATGGCAGACTTTTTTGATCAACTGAACGACATCCTGTTTCTGGATATTGAGACGGCTTCATTGACTGAGAAATATGAAGAACTGCCCGAGCGGATTCAAGAAGAATGGATAAAGAAAGAACGATTGATCCAAAGTCCTGAAAACAATCAGAAACCCGGTTCATTATATTTTGACCGGGCTGGAATTCATGCCGAGTTTGGTCAGGTAGTCTGTGTGGGAGTAGGTTACTTTCAGTGGAAAAAGAAAGACAAAAAACTGACCTTCAGATCGAAATGTTATGCGAATGAAGATGAACGGGAACTTCTTTTGGAATTCAAGGGGTTGTTAGAGAAGAAAAAATGGATTCTTTGCGCCCATAATGGTAAAGAATTTGATTTTCCTTACCTCTGTCGTAGAATGCTCATTCAGGGAGTCGCTTTGCCGGAGCCTTTACAGATCTCAGGGAAAAAACCTTGGGAAGTCCGCCATCTCGACACGATGGAGCTTTGGAAGTTTGGAGACTACAAACATTACACCCGCTTGGAGCTTTTAGCTTCAGTTTTTGGAATTCCATCTTCAAAAGATGATCTTGACGGAAGTCAGGTCAATACTACTTTTCATGTGGAAAAAGACGTGGAAAAAATCAAAAAATATTGCCTGAGAGATGTGGAAGTCACAGCTCGGGTATATATGGCTATGCATCCGCAGTCGGATGACTTAGAAATTGAAATTATCCATTCAGAAGAAACAAAAAAAGATCACAAAGATTAA
- the rplU gene encoding 50S ribosomal protein L21, translating to MYAIVNIAGKQFKVTQDQFVYAPKLDLETGASVEFDQVLLAEADGSVSVGAPLLAGAKVSGKVLDHVKGDKVIVFKKKRRKGYKKKNGHRQDFTKVLIESISI from the coding sequence ATGTACGCAATTGTAAACATCGCAGGTAAGCAGTTCAAAGTAACACAAGATCAGTTCGTCTATGCTCCAAAGCTAGACTTAGAAACTGGCGCTTCCGTGGAATTCGACCAGGTACTATTGGCAGAAGCTGATGGATCTGTGTCTGTAGGCGCTCCCCTTTTGGCAGGAGCGAAGGTATCCGGGAAGGTCCTGGATCATGTAAAAGGTGATAAAGTCATCGTCTTCAAGAAGAAGCGCCGTAAGGGCTACAAGAAGAAGAACGGTCACAGACAAGACTTCACCAAAGTATTGATAGAAAGTATTTCAATCTAA
- the rnr gene encoding ribonuclease R, giving the protein MGRKSDRKQTSKTRGGKQTDAASLARRILQFLDAHYGEEFNSKQIIKKLEIRDALTKGGVEPVLSKLVEAGSVSRNPRNYYSSTQDPEFIEGIVDFVNPRFAFIVPLDPEKVDGDIMIKEADLKQALDGDKVRVMVYPLKGKTGRVEGKVLEVVERNRDEFVGRVEISPRFAFVVPDFKKMHKDIFVHRGGLNGAVHGEKVVVKLTEWREGDKNPTGEVTRVLGKAGEHEVEIHSIMAEFGLPFEYPEEPEKEAEAISEKITAKEIKKRKDFRDVLTFTIDPADAKDFDDAISYRKLENGNHEIGVHIADVTHYVQPKTALEKEAYNRATSVYLVDRTIPMLPERLSNGLCSLRPHEDKLTFACVFEVDDEANVKKHWIGRTVIHSDRRYAYEEAQENIDNQSGDFYEELTLLNVMAKKIRQRRFKHGAVNFETVEVKFKLDEKGTPLGLMIKERKDIHKLIEEFMLLANKYVAEFIFNKNKGKDTFVYRTHDSPDMDRLDTFSGFAKRFGHPFDIENEKNISTALNKLMEDIQGKPEQNVLEQLAIRSMAKAKYTTEPKGHFGLAFAHYAHFTSPIRRYPDMMVHRLLELYLDGGKSPDAEDWEQKCVHSSEREKRAADAERASIKYKQVEFMSLAEDKDYEGIVAGVTEWGVFVEITETKCEGMIRVQDMDDDYYDFDQKNMRLVGSKTKKMITLGDKVKVRVVNTDIDRRTIDLEFADNDRKKPRTRAVR; this is encoded by the coding sequence ATGGGAAGAAAATCAGACAGAAAACAAACAAGCAAAACTAGAGGAGGAAAACAAACAGACGCTGCCAGCCTGGCCCGTCGTATCCTCCAATTTTTGGATGCACACTACGGCGAAGAATTCAACTCCAAACAAATTATCAAGAAACTCGAAATTCGGGATGCGCTTACCAAAGGAGGTGTAGAACCTGTGCTTAGCAAACTGGTAGAAGCCGGTTCAGTATCCCGTAATCCAAGGAATTATTATTCATCAACCCAAGATCCTGAGTTCATAGAAGGCATCGTAGATTTTGTAAATCCACGGTTTGCGTTCATCGTTCCCCTAGACCCAGAAAAAGTTGATGGGGATATCATGATAAAAGAAGCAGATCTCAAGCAAGCGCTTGATGGAGATAAAGTCCGCGTAATGGTCTATCCGCTCAAAGGTAAAACCGGACGTGTAGAAGGGAAAGTATTAGAAGTAGTGGAACGAAACCGCGATGAATTCGTGGGTCGTGTAGAAATATCACCACGCTTTGCATTTGTAGTACCTGACTTTAAGAAAATGCACAAGGACATCTTCGTGCACCGTGGCGGACTCAATGGCGCAGTGCATGGGGAAAAAGTAGTAGTCAAACTTACCGAATGGAGAGAGGGAGACAAAAACCCAACAGGAGAAGTGACCCGTGTATTGGGTAAAGCCGGAGAACATGAAGTAGAGATTCACTCTATCATGGCGGAATTCGGTTTACCATTTGAGTACCCGGAAGAGCCGGAGAAAGAAGCAGAAGCTATTTCGGAAAAGATCACTGCAAAGGAGATCAAAAAGAGAAAGGATTTCAGAGATGTATTGACATTCACCATTGATCCGGCAGATGCAAAAGATTTTGACGATGCCATTTCCTATAGGAAATTAGAAAATGGCAATCACGAAATCGGAGTACATATCGCTGATGTTACTCACTACGTACAGCCAAAAACCGCTTTAGAAAAAGAGGCTTACAACCGAGCCACCTCCGTTTATTTGGTAGATCGCACGATCCCTATGCTCCCGGAGCGCTTGAGTAACGGGCTTTGCTCACTTCGCCCACATGAAGACAAACTGACTTTTGCCTGCGTTTTCGAAGTGGATGATGAGGCTAATGTAAAGAAACACTGGATCGGTAGAACCGTAATCCACTCTGACAGAAGATACGCCTACGAAGAAGCACAGGAAAACATAGACAATCAATCAGGGGATTTCTATGAAGAACTGACATTGCTAAATGTGATGGCAAAAAAAATCCGCCAACGAAGATTCAAGCATGGCGCGGTTAACTTTGAAACTGTAGAAGTGAAATTCAAGCTAGACGAAAAAGGCACACCGCTTGGCTTGATGATCAAGGAGCGAAAAGATATTCATAAGCTCATCGAAGAGTTTATGCTTTTGGCGAACAAATACGTGGCGGAGTTTATTTTCAATAAGAACAAAGGAAAAGATACCTTTGTGTATCGTACACACGACTCGCCGGATATGGATCGCTTAGATACATTCTCCGGATTTGCAAAACGGTTTGGTCATCCTTTTGACATAGAAAATGAGAAAAATATTTCCACTGCACTGAATAAGTTAATGGAAGACATACAGGGTAAACCTGAGCAGAATGTGCTTGAGCAGCTTGCAATTCGCAGCATGGCAAAAGCCAAATACACCACCGAGCCAAAGGGGCACTTTGGACTTGCTTTTGCCCATTACGCTCACTTCACCTCCCCTATCCGCCGCTATCCCGACATGATGGTTCACAGATTACTGGAGCTTTATCTTGATGGAGGAAAATCTCCTGACGCAGAAGACTGGGAACAAAAATGTGTTCACTCCTCGGAGCGTGAAAAACGTGCTGCGGATGCGGAAAGAGCTTCGATCAAGTACAAGCAAGTGGAATTCATGTCTCTTGCAGAAGACAAAGATTATGAGGGTATTGTAGCAGGGGTCACAGAATGGGGAGTCTTTGTGGAGATTACAGAAACTAAGTGTGAAGGCATGATCCGTGTCCAAGATATGGATGACGACTACTACGACTTCGACCAAAAAAACATGCGCTTAGTGGGTTCGAAGACAAAAAAAATGATCACTTTGGGCGACAAAGTGAAGGTCCGGGTAGTTAATACCGACATTGACCGTAGAACAATTGATTTGGAATTTGCAGATAATGACAGAAAAAAGCCACGCACACGCGCTGTTAGGTAA
- a CDS encoding glycosyltransferase family 2 protein → MAEVIVITPVKNSLETTLDTARAISASSVRVNHIIFNDFSTEETKAGLEQSQTEIGYGLVHLEQHTDHPSPNYKLVLQMAQKKAKEERLPLLVIESDVVVKPETIKDLLEFQKNTIKSGLVGSVTVDENGMVNFPYLKFKGVKEPVIDTSRSLSFCCTLFSTAFLEAYDFMGLDEAKDWYDTFISKKSVELGFKNHVLMNAPVWHRPHASRPWKQLKYSNPLKYYFLKFWKGMDKI, encoded by the coding sequence ATGGCTGAAGTAATCGTAATCACACCTGTTAAAAATTCCCTTGAGACCACCTTAGATACAGCTAGAGCAATATCCGCTTCGTCAGTAAGGGTGAATCATATAATATTTAACGACTTCAGTACTGAAGAAACCAAGGCAGGACTTGAGCAAAGCCAAACTGAAATCGGCTACGGGCTTGTTCATCTGGAACAGCATACGGATCATCCTTCGCCTAATTACAAGCTCGTGCTACAAATGGCTCAGAAGAAGGCAAAGGAGGAGAGACTGCCACTTTTGGTTATTGAATCCGATGTGGTTGTAAAGCCGGAAACTATTAAGGACTTGCTGGAATTTCAAAAAAACACCATAAAATCCGGCTTAGTCGGTTCGGTGACTGTAGATGAAAATGGCATGGTGAATTTCCCTTACCTGAAATTCAAAGGAGTGAAAGAGCCAGTGATTGATACATCAAGGAGTTTGAGTTTTTGCTGCACACTTTTTTCTACTGCATTTTTAGAAGCCTATGACTTTATGGGATTGGATGAAGCCAAAGATTGGTACGATACTTTTATCTCCAAGAAGTCAGTCGAACTCGGCTTTAAAAATCATGTGCTGATGAATGCTCCTGTCTGGCACAGACCTCATGCAAGCAGACCATGGAAGCAACTCAAATATAGCAATCCGCTAAAATATTATTTCCTGAAATTTTGGAAAGGGATGGATAAAATCTGA
- the lipB gene encoding lipoyl(octanoyl) transferase LipB codes for MNEIINKKVEFRDLGQLDYQQAWDYQEELFAATVALKIKNRTLTAEDQSPSDNFILFVEHPHVYTLGKSGREENLLLDENGLKTHHAQYYKINRGGDITYHGPGQLVGYPILDLDNFFTDIHKYLRFLEEAIILTLADYGIEAGRIDGLTGVWIDHIKQTNPRKICAMGVKSSRWVTMHGFAFNVNTDINYFRHIVPCGIDDKGVTSLNLELGRAVDMQEVKVNVKRHLIELFEMESIEA; via the coding sequence ATGAATGAAATTATCAATAAAAAAGTAGAATTCCGAGATCTCGGACAGCTTGATTATCAACAGGCTTGGGATTATCAGGAAGAATTATTTGCAGCTACGGTCGCTTTGAAAATCAAAAACCGCACTTTAACAGCAGAAGACCAGTCTCCAAGTGACAACTTCATTCTCTTCGTAGAGCATCCTCATGTATATACTCTGGGCAAAAGTGGCAGGGAAGAAAATTTACTTTTGGATGAAAACGGACTGAAAACCCACCACGCTCAATACTATAAAATTAATCGCGGTGGCGATATAACATATCATGGTCCTGGACAGCTTGTTGGCTATCCGATCTTGGATCTTGACAATTTCTTCACGGACATTCACAAGTACCTCAGATTTCTTGAAGAAGCAATCATTCTGACTTTAGCCGATTATGGTATTGAAGCAGGAAGGATTGATGGTCTTACAGGTGTATGGATTGATCATATAAAGCAAACCAATCCCAGAAAAATCTGTGCAATGGGCGTGAAATCCAGCCGATGGGTGACCATGCACGGATTTGCTTTCAACGTCAATACGGATATCAACTATTTCCGACATATCGTCCCTTGCGGCATAGATGACAAAGGTGTCACTTCCCTAAATCTCGAACTTGGTAGAGCTGTGGATATGCAAGAAGTCAAAGTGAACGTAAAACGGCATTTGATTGAATTATTTGAAATGGAGAGCATAGAAGCATAA
- a CDS encoding pyridoxal phosphate-dependent aminotransferase, whose translation MNSILSDRIINMEESATLAMAKKARELKSQGIDIISLSLGEPDFKTPKHIQEAAKDAIDEGKYFSYPPVAGYQDLREAIAKKLREENEISEAKAENIVVSTGAKHSIANVFMCMINEGDEVVIFSPYWVSYAEIIKLAGGVPVLIEGTLENNFKATAAQLEAAITSKTKGVIYSSPCNPTGSVFSKEELEAIADVVKKHENIMVIADEIYEKINFAGRNYSIASFPGMFERTITVNGFSKGYAMTGWRVGYICAPVWMAKAVEKIQGQFTSGGTGIAQRAALAGISGDQTPTTEMANAYLRRRGLVLDLLRDIPGIKTHVPEGAFYFFPDVTAFFGKGAKGHAVKDADDLCLYLLAEAHVSLVTGAAFGAPDCIRLSYAASDEELVDALGRMKKALGELA comes from the coding sequence ATGAATTCTATTTTATCAGACCGGATAATCAATATGGAGGAATCAGCCACTCTTGCCATGGCAAAAAAAGCAAGAGAGCTGAAATCTCAAGGAATTGACATCATCAGCCTTAGTTTGGGCGAGCCTGACTTCAAGACTCCCAAGCATATCCAAGAGGCTGCAAAAGATGCAATCGACGAAGGAAAGTACTTTTCATACCCTCCAGTTGCGGGTTATCAGGATCTGAGAGAAGCTATCGCCAAAAAGCTTCGTGAGGAAAATGAAATCTCTGAAGCTAAAGCTGAAAACATCGTGGTTTCTACAGGTGCTAAGCATTCCATCGCCAATGTATTCATGTGCATGATCAATGAAGGGGATGAGGTAGTGATCTTCTCTCCTTACTGGGTGAGCTATGCTGAGATCATTAAATTGGCCGGTGGGGTTCCTGTATTGATCGAAGGCACCTTGGAGAATAATTTCAAAGCTACCGCGGCTCAATTGGAAGCTGCCATCACCTCAAAAACAAAAGGAGTTATTTATTCATCTCCTTGTAATCCTACAGGATCAGTATTCAGCAAAGAAGAGCTGGAAGCAATTGCTGATGTGGTGAAAAAGCATGAAAACATCATGGTGATCGCTGATGAGATCTATGAGAAAATCAATTTTGCTGGAAGAAATTACAGCATTGCTTCTTTTCCGGGAATGTTTGAAAGAACAATCACGGTAAACGGTTTTTCTAAAGGATATGCGATGACTGGCTGGAGAGTTGGTTATATCTGTGCACCGGTATGGATGGCTAAAGCTGTAGAGAAAATCCAAGGCCAGTTTACTTCAGGAGGAACGGGTATTGCCCAAAGAGCTGCTTTGGCAGGTATTTCCGGAGATCAAACCCCAACTACCGAAATGGCAAATGCTTACCTGAGGAGAAGAGGGTTGGTGCTTGACTTGCTTCGTGATATTCCCGGAATCAAAACCCACGTGCCTGAAGGGGCATTTTACTTCTTTCCAGACGTTACAGCTTTCTTTGGTAAAGGTGCTAAAGGCCATGCTGTCAAAGATGCGGATGACCTTTGTCTGTACCTATTGGCTGAAGCTCACGTGTCTCTAGTGACCGGAGCTGCTTTTGGAGCACCGGATTGTATCAGGCTTTCTTATGCCGCTTCTGATGAAGAACTGGTGGATGCACTAGGCAGAATGAAAAAAGCTCTCGGTGAACTAGCTTAA
- a CDS encoding YSC84-related protein yields MKKVTVTFFFALLAIVAFAQDTKKDQRIVEDSEEAKAAFLKDDPSMESFFDSSYGYIILPNVGKGGLGIGGASGNGVAYQGGGKVGYARMTQVTIGFQAGGQAYSEVVFFENKEAFDRFKNSKVEMSAQVSAVAAASGASLNAKYVEGVAVFTRTKGGLMYEASVGGQQFKFREN; encoded by the coding sequence ATGAAAAAAGTAACAGTAACTTTCTTTTTTGCCTTATTGGCAATTGTCGCTTTTGCGCAAGACACGAAGAAAGATCAAAGAATAGTAGAAGACAGTGAAGAGGCCAAAGCGGCGTTTCTGAAAGACGATCCAAGTATGGAGAGTTTTTTCGACTCTTCATATGGCTACATTATCTTACCGAACGTGGGCAAAGGTGGACTGGGAATAGGTGGAGCCTCAGGTAACGGAGTGGCTTACCAAGGAGGGGGCAAAGTAGGCTACGCTAGAATGACTCAGGTCACTATTGGTTTTCAGGCTGGTGGACAGGCTTATTCTGAGGTTGTGTTCTTTGAAAACAAAGAAGCATTTGATCGCTTCAAGAACAGCAAGGTGGAAATGTCCGCTCAGGTATCAGCTGTAGCTGCCGCTTCCGGGGCTTCATTGAATGCAAAGTATGTGGAGGGAGTAGCTGTATTTACACGCACCAAAGGCGGATTGATGTATGAAGCTTCAGTAGGCGGCCAACAGTTTAAGTTCAGAGAAAACTAA
- a CDS encoding polyprenyl synthetase family protein translates to MTEKSHAHALLGKLEDYIRNEFPVDAGIGKSPRELYEPITYILGLDGKRIRPLLSLLAYGIYKPNPESILSQAAAIEVFHNFTLMHDDIMDNAPLRRGKKAVHMKWNNNVAILSGDVMLVKAYDLLLPTASDKLGEVIRLFNKTASEVCEGQQFDMNFESLESVHEEEYLNMIRLKTAVLLGFSLQLGALLAGAEKSDAQKLYDFGVNIGVGFQLKDDLLDVFADQEKFGKQVGGDIISNKKTFLLIKAMELAKGEDAEALNYWLSLTEFDKEEKVKAVHKIYEKLGIKAFTEAKMNSYFEAGFAQYEAIHYKNKDYFHELKKITQDLIHREK, encoded by the coding sequence ATGACAGAAAAAAGCCACGCACACGCGCTGTTAGGTAAGCTGGAAGATTACATCCGGAATGAGTTTCCGGTAGATGCGGGAATAGGAAAGTCGCCACGAGAACTTTATGAACCCATTACTTATATATTAGGTCTGGACGGAAAGAGAATCCGTCCATTGCTTAGTTTATTAGCCTATGGAATCTATAAGCCTAATCCCGAGTCAATCCTAAGCCAGGCAGCAGCTATCGAAGTTTTTCACAACTTCACGCTGATGCATGACGATATTATGGACAATGCTCCCCTACGCCGGGGGAAAAAGGCTGTCCACATGAAGTGGAATAACAATGTCGCTATACTTTCTGGAGACGTAATGCTGGTAAAAGCGTATGATTTGCTCTTACCCACTGCGTCAGACAAACTGGGAGAAGTCATTCGATTGTTCAACAAAACAGCATCGGAGGTCTGTGAAGGGCAACAGTTCGACATGAATTTTGAATCTTTGGAGTCTGTACACGAAGAAGAGTACCTGAACATGATCCGTTTGAAGACAGCAGTACTCCTGGGATTTTCCTTACAACTTGGTGCTTTATTAGCCGGAGCGGAGAAGAGTGATGCGCAGAAATTGTATGATTTCGGCGTGAATATCGGAGTGGGTTTTCAGTTGAAGGATGACTTGCTCGATGTATTTGCAGATCAGGAAAAATTCGGAAAACAGGTTGGTGGGGATATCATTTCCAACAAAAAGACCTTTCTACTGATAAAAGCGATGGAACTGGCGAAGGGTGAGGATGCCGAAGCATTAAACTATTGGCTATCGCTGACTGAATTTGACAAAGAAGAAAAAGTAAAGGCTGTTCACAAGATTTACGAAAAACTGGGGATTAAGGCATTTACAGAAGCCAAAATGAATTCCTATTTCGAAGCAGGATTTGCACAATACGAAGCGATCCATTACAAAAATAAAGACTATTTCCACGAACTCAAGAAAATAACTCAGGACTTAATACACAGAGAAAAATAA
- a CDS encoding rhomboid family intramembrane serine protease: MNLSITVVLIIITSISSFYGINNAAFMDRCMFIPFKIKRNAQWDRFVTSGFIHKDYIHLLFNMFTFYFFGGAVEQVLAYKFGAMIGGTVYVLFYLLAIVIADIPTYLKNKDNSYYRALGASGGTAATVFASIIILPLSNICLFGILCLPGFVLGILFLIYSAVKARTDSDGINHDAHFYGALFGIAVILVIFPQSGVDFIQEIKNYRPF, encoded by the coding sequence ATGAACTTATCAATAACAGTTGTCCTGATTATCATTACTTCCATTAGCAGTTTTTACGGGATCAATAATGCAGCGTTTATGGACCGTTGCATGTTTATTCCTTTTAAAATCAAGCGGAATGCCCAGTGGGATCGTTTTGTCACCTCAGGCTTTATTCACAAAGACTATATCCATCTACTTTTCAACATGTTCACTTTCTACTTCTTTGGAGGTGCGGTAGAGCAAGTTCTAGCCTATAAATTTGGCGCAATGATAGGCGGCACGGTATATGTCCTATTCTATCTTCTGGCAATTGTCATTGCCGACATACCAACATATCTCAAAAATAAGGATAACAGTTACTACAGAGCATTGGGGGCTTCAGGCGGAACTGCAGCAACGGTGTTTGCCAGTATCATTATCCTACCACTTTCAAATATCTGCCTATTTGGGATTCTTTGCTTACCGGGATTTGTATTAGGTATTCTATTTCTGATTTATTCTGCGGTGAAAGCCCGAACAGACTCAGACGGAATAAATCATGATGCCCATTTTTACGGGGCCTTATTCGGCATTGCCGTTATCCTAGTTATTTTTCCACAAAGTGGGGTAGATTTTATTCAAGAAATCAAGAACTACCGTCCCTTTTGA
- a CDS encoding HPF/RaiA family ribosome-associated protein, producing MNYTENYRGIKIDVQAPHMEVDETVQAELRSCIDKLTRFANDINEVNLYINKEGQGGAAVSKLGMRVAIPGPDVYADEDGDNWIGMLKSVTDKNIRQLQKLK from the coding sequence ATGAATTACACGGAAAACTACAGAGGAATCAAAATTGATGTTCAGGCACCCCATATGGAAGTGGACGAAACAGTTCAGGCAGAATTAAGATCGTGCATAGACAAGCTTACACGATTTGCCAATGATATCAATGAAGTGAACCTATATATCAATAAAGAGGGGCAAGGAGGAGCCGCGGTCTCTAAATTGGGAATGCGTGTGGCGATTCCAGGTCCGGATGTATACGCAGACGAGGATGGGGATAATTGGATAGGGATGCTGAAATCCGTTACGGATAAAAATATCAGGCAGCTCCAAAAATTGAAATAA
- a CDS encoding YraN family protein, which yields MAEHNDSGKLAEKLAADFLIGKGYELVETNYRHRHAEIDLILKHRGLLIFVEVKFRSGTGFGFAEEFVDSTKRKLLIKAADHYIFEKDWHNDIRFDIIGVYKDRTGNINFKHFEDAFY from the coding sequence ATGGCAGAACACAATGATTCCGGAAAACTTGCAGAGAAGCTGGCTGCTGATTTTTTAATAGGAAAAGGGTATGAACTTGTCGAAACAAACTATCGACATAGGCATGCCGAGATTGATTTAATTCTGAAACACCGGGGATTGTTAATTTTTGTTGAAGTTAAGTTTAGATCCGGTACCGGCTTTGGTTTTGCAGAAGAGTTTGTGGATTCTACCAAACGAAAACTTCTTATCAAAGCTGCGGATCATTACATTTTTGAAAAAGACTGGCATAATGATATCCGCTTTGATATCATTGGCGTTTATAAGGATCGAACTGGAAATATTAATTTCAAGCATTTTGAGGATGCATTTTACTAA
- the rpmA gene encoding 50S ribosomal protein L27 produces MAHKKGVGSSKNGRDSHSKRLGVKKFGGEAVIAGNIIVRQRGTKHHPGLNVGLGKDHTLFATSNGVVTFKKKYDGKSYVSVLPAEA; encoded by the coding sequence ATGGCACATAAGAAAGGCGTCGGTAGTTCCAAAAACGGTAGAGATTCACATTCCAAGAGATTGGGTGTGAAGAAATTTGGTGGCGAAGCAGTAATCGCCGGAAATATTATTGTAAGACAAAGAGGCACTAAGCATCATCCGGGTCTGAATGTAGGACTTGGTAAAGATCATACCTTGTTTGCTACCTCCAACGGTGTGGTTACCTTCAAAAAGAAATATGACGGTAAATCATACGTAAGTGTATTACCTGCTGAAGCTTAA
- a CDS encoding glycosyltransferase family A protein, producing the protein MKPLISIIIPCYNQANYLSETVESALQTNYPELEIIIINDGSTDSSQEIAEELTEKHRNIYLLNQLNSGVTIARNTGIEFCNGKYILPLDADDLIYPSYIPDAIEILENRPEVKVVYCKAVKFDEKSEQNWDLKPFSLKSLARDNMIFVSGIFRKADCLAVGGFDDKMTMGRADWEFWINLLKNGGEVVQLPYVGFKYRLTKSGSMRKRTGSSELKRKRIAFLNAKHKDFFERELNGPLRFQRTWSKPYNTLMKFLGKF; encoded by the coding sequence TTGAAACCCCTCATTTCCATAATCATTCCTTGCTACAATCAGGCAAATTATCTTAGCGAAACGGTTGAATCTGCTCTGCAAACTAATTATCCAGAGCTTGAAATTATCATCATAAACGATGGATCTACTGATAGCAGCCAGGAAATTGCCGAAGAATTAACAGAGAAACACAGGAATATCTATTTGTTAAATCAGCTAAACTCAGGTGTCACTATAGCCAGAAATACAGGTATAGAATTCTGCAATGGCAAATACATACTCCCCCTTGATGCAGACGACCTGATCTATCCTTCCTATATACCTGATGCAATAGAAATCTTAGAAAATAGACCCGAAGTAAAAGTAGTTTATTGTAAAGCTGTGAAGTTTGATGAGAAATCAGAACAAAACTGGGATTTAAAGCCTTTCAGTTTAAAGAGTTTGGCAAGGGACAATATGATTTTTGTGAGTGGGATTTTCAGAAAAGCCGATTGCTTGGCTGTCGGTGGATTTGACGATAAGATGACTATGGGACGAGCAGATTGGGAGTTCTGGATCAATTTGCTTAAAAATGGCGGGGAAGTAGTTCAACTCCCTTACGTGGGCTTCAAATACCGGCTGACAAAATCAGGAAGTATGCGGAAAAGAACCGGATCGAGTGAGCTAAAAAGAAAACGTATAGCTTTTCTAAACGCCAAACATAAGGACTTTTTCGAACGGGAACTAAACGGTCCATTGCGGTTTCAACGAACCTGGTCCAAGCCTTACAATACCTTGATGAAATTCCTTGGTAAATTCTGA